The Oncorhynchus tshawytscha isolate Ot180627B linkage group LG27, Otsh_v2.0, whole genome shotgun sequence genome includes the window AGATGTATTCAGggttatgacacacacacacacacactcatacagacacacaggaacatttcCCTTTAGGCCGTTTGCATTATTTTAAGGCCATTGTTTTCTTATGGGCCAGAGGGAGAAGAAGATGAAAACACCTATGAGATATGCTGTGTACTGAGCCGTAGCCCAGTGAGATGGACTGAAGCTGGGACAAAGGAGGGATGTAAGGGAGTGCAAACTGCTTTCTGTCTGGATGATGAATGGGGATGTATTATTCCCTACTGTTAGGATTCAAACGACTCCATAACATTAAGATGTCACTTGAAGACATAAGCACAACCTGACCTTTTCACTATAATGGATTGATACCCAGTCCTTCACATGAAGGAGTTGTATGTTCCCCCATCTGTTTATCGTTCTGAACTGATTCAGTAATGAGCGGGTTTAATCTGTCAATCATCTCAATGACATTTCTGATCTTTTCTCCTGTAGCCAATGGAACACCTTATACCACAGGAAGTGCTAAGCATCCCACGGACCCCCCTGGCGTACCCCTACGGAGAGCCACTATGGACAAACAGGTGAGACTTTCAACTCAGCACTGCAGTCTGCAATACCCTTTTTAAAAGGGACTTCACCTGATACACCTATATTTTGTCCAACCCGTTAAGTCTATTATTGTTGGAACATTGCAATCAGCTCAACGTATTGATCGGAGTGAAATAGTTGTCTGATATTGATTTCACATCAACATTAAGCAGCTCAAACTCAATAATGGTTCCTGTAACACCTATAACATGTTGCAGGCAAACTAATtaacatttttactattttattgtAATAATTCCCTGTTTATTCTTGATATGGTATGCTTGAAATCCGTCGCACGCATCAAACATTCTTCAGGACAAAAATGGTCCTCTATGTTCCTCCCCAGTCCTGCTTTGAGCAGCTATGAACCTGGGCCAAGAAGTGTTACACGCCAACCCACGTGACTAATTACTCAGCGTTAGTGAGTACCCGTCATCAGCTAACGGGAGAATACATGGACAGATTTGGGCCATATGGGCAGCTGAGATTTGGACCATGCCGCAGGGTTTGTTGTCAGCTTTTGTAAGGACACCAGCAAGAGAATCTTTATAGCTCAAACTGGGAGAACTGGGCATCCTGGGTTTCTGGGAAAGTCCGCTGGCTGGATCGCCACGCTCCGAGCAGCCCGGACACATCAGTAGGTGCTGGTCAACGGCGCCATGTTTCAGAGGAGGAAGGTGAGAATGCGTTGATGCGAAGCATGAGGCTTTCGTTGGGTTACTACAgctgactgtgttgttgtgttggccTCTGCAGGGGGGTGTTGTAATAAGCAGGGGTGGAGAGAAGGGCACAGTGGGGTGGTGTCCTTGGGGCAATCACGTGTACGGACGGTGGCAGCTCTGCTTTTCGCTGCAAACATGCTGCAGCCTCTGGTGGAACaccatcattagagagagagggagatagtagaaagagagagagtagagtgagtgagggagagaaggatagtgagagagagagtgagaaagagaggataaGTGTGGCTGCAGCCCTGCCCACACAGATAACACCACCACACGCGCgtgggtaaacacacacacacacccttcggCTCCCTCCGCACTCACATAAGATGCACTCACACATGTGTACATCAATTCTTCCGCTCATCCACCCTCTGGACCCCCACCCCTGAAAAACATTCAAATATGCATCAGCCCTCCACAAACACACCTGCCaaacacacctacacaaacacccacacactatTATCAGACATCCTGTACCTACACACTATTATCAGACATCCTGTACCCACACACTATTATCAGACATCCTCTATCCACACACTATTATCAGACATCCTCTGCCTACACACTATTACCAGACATCATGTACCCACACACTATTATCAGACATCCTCTATCCACACACTATTATCAGACATCCTCTGCCCACACACTATTATCAGACatcctctacccacacactattATCAGACATCCTGTACCCACACACTATTATCAGACatcctctacccacacactattATCAGACATCCTGTACCCACACACTATTATCAGACATCCTGTACCCACACACTATTATCAGACATCCTCTACCCACACACTTTTATCAGACattctctacccacacactattATCATACATCCTCACCCGCACTATTGTCAGACATTACGCTAACACACACCCACTTTTATCAGACATCACACTACCCACACACTATTATcatatacacacaacacacacacacacacacacacacacacacatgacacacacacacagacacacacacacacacacacacacacacacacacacacacacacacacacacacacacacacacacacacacacacacacacagagaccaaagCTCTAAAGCTCATAGACACACATGTGGGGCCAGAGAGGCTGTTCATTGGTTTtgtttttccctctcctcctcctcctcttttcctccgaCTTGCTTCTTAATCATAATTAGCCTTCTAGTTATCATTACTAAGCCATTTCCTTCAGACcatgccccctctcctctctcctatcctctcctccctaattcaaaactcccctctctctctctctctctctctctctctctctctctctctctctctctctctctctctctctcacacacacacactccctctttctctctgtctctttctttcaatctctctgaagagggaagagggaggcaTGCTGATCGAATGTGTAAATAAATACCCACCTCTCCTTCAGTCTTCCATCTCTCAACTAAATTCaagggggctttattggcatgggaaacatatgtttacattgctaaagcactctctctcactctcttctgcTGGCTCCATCCATGTGTTGTCTCACTAGTTTTCAATATGGAGAGTAGGGAGACACAGGGCTCCTCACTGCATCTTCCCCCTGCAGTCAACCTCCAGACTCGGGTGACAGCCTCGTCACGCTCCTAGGACTACGACCAACCGCCTccaacccctccctccactccacacATCCCCCTCCATTCTCCCCAGCCCCttactccccccccacccccaccccacccctgtgaCGCGTCTCCACTCGACTCACCAcgtcaggcaggcagcaggctgtgAGAGGCAGCCTCAGTTGCAGGAGCAGGGTTTCCCCGTGAGGAGcagtgagaggagcagagagaggagcagagagaggagcaggaggagtagaGGTGTTGTGTGATGATGGAGGCGGCCAGCTTTGACAACGAGGAGAGCTTTGACGTTGACGatgcctcctgtctctcccaacaGAACCCGGGGAACAATTCGCCAGCTAAGAGGCAAAACAAGGAGATCAAGGAGACCAAGATAACAGTGAGTACCCTGGAGCTCCAAACCCAGAACCTCTCCATCTcactacccatctctctctgtgtcgccctcactctctctttctctctgtgttgttctcactctctatctctctctgtttctctctctctctctctctctgtctatctctgttgttccctttctctctcagagcagcagcagcatcagactGTGTTTAGGATACAGATCCTGTGCACCATTACACCAGGGAGAAACAGCAGATGTgacagaatgtttatttttagcTAGGATTATTCCCTTTTGAGATAATTGAACAGAAGAAAGAAGATAACAATGTTTTACCCGACAATAGGCTAGATGTTTGTGTATTTCATTCGACCATCTGCCAACGTTAAAATGTACTGCATCTACCCACTATGCTACAGTGTGTCCGTGTAGCAGTGTAGTCTCTGTGTTTGGCTGCAGATCTCTGTGGAGTAATGGGGTAACCCACAGTGCAGGAACACTGCCACCACACCAAACAGCCTATTGGATAGAACATTAGTCTTAATCAGTGCTAATCTTTTTCTCGTTGACTGTACTGTGTCTACTCCCTTCTATCAGTCTTGTGGGTTTGGGATTGAGGCTTGCACAAGCGGCATTTACACACAGGAGATGCGTCCTCAAGCAATGAAGAGGTTCAGATTTCTCTCAGTTCACAGAAGCTGCCGCAGACTTTGAGTAAGAATAGGTACCCCATGCAGCAAAGTCATCATACTCGTTAAATGTATGATGGGCTTTGATTTTCTTGAAAAGCACAAGATCTTTGTAGCTGACAGTTGACATCTCTGGGTATTTTAGAGTATATTTCTTTCTGACAGATCCAGAATCTGACGAGCCCTCTGAGTCTTCTTCTCtagaaaaacatagaaatatattaTATGAGTGTAATGCTGCATCCCTCCCATCCCCCAATGGACCCCACATAGCTGCAGGACAATGCAGTTCACCCAGGACTGCAttcaccaaaacacaacatcaACACTTCCACATTACAGCCATGATTATATTTCCGTTCTACTCTCCATCAACGACAGCTAATGAAAACATTTACATCCCACAAGCAGCTTGAATTCCTACTCCCACGTATCCATAACTAGCATTCATTAAACTCATTATACTCAGAAATATAGAAACTCATTTCTAGCAAATTAGGATTTGTGTGGACCACATGTAACCAGATTTATGTATAACATCCCTCAGAGTGTTTAAGTTGTTCTGACACTGGACCTCGTGGTTATGTAACCTATAATGAGGAATGTAGGAGGAGATGGTGAGTGCTGGGCTAAGGGCTGACAGACAGTTCTGTGTGTGCCCAGTGTTGGTTCTGCTCGGTGGGCTCGCTGGCCTGCTCCAGCCAcgggagctgtcagtctgcctaTTGTGAAGCCCCACCGACCTGCACAGAGAGATGCAGCAAGGCCAGTTTCCATGGTTACAAAAGCAATAGCACACTGATTAATGGTGCTGAAATGGAAAAGACTGCCATAGGAAACACTGGAGCCATTCAGaaaatgaattgaattgatattgtggaaaaatataaaactttttttttttttaatctgtaGATCTTTTTTTACAGGTGAGCTTTGTTTGATAGGGCTTGATTGATGGCATTGTTGACAAATGATTGGGGTGCTGTTGTGCACCCCAATCCTAAGTGTACTATCCAATCCTACATGAGCCATGATGGTCTGTACACATCCTCAACATTTAACCATGATGTCATGTCTTCTGTAGAAATATGAATGGATCAAGCAATGAACATCTCAGAAAAGGAGACCACTAGAATAGGCTACATTCATTCCATTATAATGCAATTTTATACTTTGCGGAGAGAAATCGCATGAATGGGTAATTGGTCTGTGATAATCGACATTCATGGTTATGTTCAGGGACTCATTCATTGCGTAGAAGAAGTGGTGTCGTGTAATGATGGAATAATGGGAGGTTGTAGTCGTTGATGCTGAGTATGGCGTTCGTCATGATGTCAGTCCAGGAGGGTGTTTTACTGTTGTCCCATGATACATGTTGCGTCACACGACCTGTCTTCCAGCTGTCATGGACAGATGAACGACTTTAACATCCATCACTGGAGCATGTCTCAGATCACATATGGGATGGATCATGGCCCCTCCATTAgagacagtggaggctggtgaagggaggatggctcatactAATGATCGGAATGGAGTGAACGGAACGGTGTGTCTAAtgtgttttaatccattttaatgaGCCTATCCTCCCATTTAAAGtgacaccagcctccactgatttgaGACCAGTAGACCCGTAACCTTGTTGTTACCTTGTCTCCTCCGTATTATAAGGCTGGTCCTGAGTGTGATGGAAGGAAGATGCACAGGGCTGAATCATCTGAATAGCCAGCCATGTTTTCCACCTCATTAAACATAGTCAAGTGCTGTTTGACTTGTTGTTAAGAAGAAAGAGTAACAGTTTGTTGGGGTGTCATCTTGTGTCGTTTGGAAGACTCAGATGGGTTATTTTTGATGTTTTATGTTTTACCAAAGCGGTCACACAATAATCACTCATTAAATGAGTGAGTGAACACAGAGTTGGAGGATGCCACAGCATTCTGAGAATAGTGGAGGACGTCTTGGAAGTCTTGGAATCTTTTGTTATTATGGGGGATTGTGCCTTTACAGCAAAAGTAATTTGTTGCATAGCAACAGTGGCTGAGTTGTGTTTTATGTCTTTAAGCATGGATTTTTATgtgacagtctgtgtgtgtgtgtgtgtgtgtgtgtgtgtgtgtgtgtgtgtgtgtgtgtgtgtgtgtgtgtgtgtgtgtgtgtgtgtgtgtgtgtgtgtgtgtgtgtgtgtgtgtgtgtgtgtgtgtgtgtgtgtgcatggagttattttctgtgttttatgtgtggggaagagttattttctgttttatgaagagttattttctgttttagtCTTTAGCTAGTTAGGTGTCTTTAAGCAgattttttctgtgttttatgtctTTAAGCATGGGTTATATTCTGTGTTTTATGTCTTTAAGCATGGGttattttctgtgttttattttctgtgttttatgtctTTAAGCATGAGTTATATTCTGTGTTTTATGTCTTTAAGCATGGGTTATATTCTGTGTTTTATGTCTTTAAGCATGGGTTATATTCTGTGTTTTATGTCTTTAAGCATGGGTTATATTCTGTGTTTTATGTCTTTAAGCATGGGTTATATTCTGTGTTTTATGTCTTTAAGCATGGGTTATATTCTGTGTTTTATGTCTTTAAGCATGGGTTATATTCTGTGTTTTATGTCTTTAAGCATGGGTTATATTCTGTGTTTTATGTCTTTAAGCATGGGTTATATTCTGTGTTTTATGTCTTTAAGCATGAGTTATATTCTGTGTTTTAAGCTGTGTTTTATGTCTTTTTGGTTATATTCTGTGTTTTATGGATTATTTTCTTTAAATGGTTATTTCTGTCTATTCAGCAGAGCTAAACCATTCCAATGTGTGAGGTCCAGCTCACAATTTTTAAACGTCCAGGCAATGAATGAACCTTTCTACTTTTGCCTAAGCCTTTAGGGTGGAAATGACTGTATAATGAATGCAGGTAGAGGGCAGACTGTCCCTCTGTTTGATTAGGCAAACTGGCACTTGTCAACACTGTCTGCTGTTGGGGGTAAGTGTAATTTGTCTGTTCTAAACTACAGGAATGACCATCATCATGTGAATCATTCATAACCTATGACCCTGCCTGCCTCTCAGAATCACCATAACACTGTCAGGCTGAACCATAATACTCTCGATTTGCTGACTGTCCAAAAACATCAACTACTATAAACCACACAGTGCCAACAGTGCCATACAATTCTCCCTGGTTTTCATAGAGGTAATGAATATGAATCTCTGAGTCCTAACAGTGTAGCACCCCACTAAGAGCCCATAAAAGAGTAGTGAGCTATAGAGACAGTCATGCTGCAGATAGATGGTCTCATTTTCTGGAGGATGTGAGCAGGAGATAAACAACAGCAGTGATAGGTGAAGAGTCAGTGTGATGGAAAATCTGGTGTCCGTGACAATCAGTCTGATCTCTCAGGCAGAAAATGAACAAAGTGACTGGGCTCCACCAACTATGTAAATCCTGTTGTGTAGCGTTAGAAAGAGTCTACGACACTTCTATGTGTGTTTCTACTACTGTATCTCATGTGGTGTGTGGAAGCATGCATATTATGCAGacttataggtgtgtgtgtgtgtgtgtgtgtgtgtgtgtgtgtgtgtgtgtgtgtgtgtgtgtgtgtgtgtgtgtgtgtgtgtgtgtgtgtgtgtgtgtgtgtgtgtctgattgatGCACCTCCTTTCTCTTGCCTGTCCGTGTGTGGGTGTTAGTGTGTACATATTAGATGTCCAGGGGTCATTGATAGAACTGATTTCAAGCAGGAGTTGGAGATCTCTGCAGACGGCTGGTTGCCTTCAGGAAAGAACGGGGCTCATGTTAATATTTATTACAGAATAGCTTATCGGGCTTTCTCAGGAACTTCTCTAAATCTCTCCATAATTCTAAATAGTTTCAACCTCCAATAGGCTCAAGGATTTGCAACACAAAGCTTCAAACATTGTCATAGTTACATAAGCAAATATGGTAATCAGCTAGAAGAAATGTGCACAGTGTGTTTTTTTCCTTGTCGTGTGCTTTAGCCAAGCAGTGAACACATAATACATATTTGTGCATCTGAGATTCAGCATGTCTGGATGTCCATGTAGTCTGCTGGGATGTCATTGGCAGTATGGCATAGATAGAGGACAGCAGGGAGAGGTTACAGATGGTGAACATTACATAATTGCAGTCCTCTAAGGGTAATTGAAGACGCTGTTGACCAGAGTGTGTATTCAGTCTGAGTGCTGGGTGTGTTTAGCTGTGACTCCGCTCTACAGTGGTTTGGGTTGTTGTTGGTTGTTTCCTCTATATCACTGATTGTAGGTTTTTCTCTTCATTATGATGTTGTTTTAGTTTATCACAAATAAGTGTAAGGATCGTAAGGCCAGGACTGGATGGTttgtgctctctctttctcccccctctcttttctctccctatttctctgtccctctccccttcatctgtccccctccatgtctccccccctctccacctctgagGGTTCTCTGGGTCACCATCTTGATGACCAACACCCCCGGAGAGTATTTACTCATTCCTGACCTTTACTCCCGTCCTCATGACAGACACAAACCGAGCCTCCATGTCCCGTCTCCAAATGAGAAGCTTTTATGCACATCTCCCACAAATGACACCTTTGATGTCTGCTCTAACCATAGCGTTTCTCCCACATTCATTCCTGAGAGTTGAAGGCAATTagtctcttttcctcctcctcctcatttccttcttcctctccctctgatGTCTCACAGAAACCTCTCTCacttgtctctcactctcttgaaTTGGTCTCACTATTTCTTTGCATTCAGATCAACTGCGTCACCTTCCCGCTGCCCAGTGTGATGCCAGATCAGCCAGAGCAGCAGCTACTGAAGCCCAATGAGTGGAGCTACTGTGACTACTTCTGGGTAAGATAGCGCCTGACATCTCTAAACCACTCTCCAGCTCATAGAATAAGATCCCTACTTCCTATGTTTATAGGAATCTCAGCCCTGTAACATATGACTTTGAATCCAAAAGGGtagattttgtctgtcatattaacGCCAACTCATGTGTCTACAAACGTGATTGTAACAGAAGCCTCTTTTCACTGAACTGTGGTTTGGATGGTTGTTCTTGTTCCACTGAGTCATGTTCTCAGTGGCATAATGTGCTCCACTCAGCCAAAGCTCAAGCCCATTGTGTGAATTGAATCTGTCACCTCTGGTTCACGTGGGGCTACCACATCACTCCCTGTCGTATCCACATCCTGTTACACATAGTGGGATGTGCTGCTCCTTGTTCAacccttaaacacacacacactctcataacTCACACGCAAATGACGAACACACCCACGTGCGCATGCACTCCTTGACACATACATTTGTAGTTCTCTGACTCATacactcatccacacacacacactccccaacacccctcaccactcacacacactcaatgTAAAAATTTCATTTTCTCCATGAAATGAAGTCTGTGGCTGTATTGGTTGGCGTGTGTGATTGAtgctccatcctctccctcagaCTGACAAGAAGGACCCCCAAGGGACCCCCTCTGTGGGCGGCTTTGAGGTGCTGCTGCAGAAACAGCTCAAGGGCAAACAGATGCAGAAAGAGATGGCTGAGTTCGTCCGGGAGAGGTAACACAACATAGTCAGCTTGGAAGGGGtctgtgtattttgtgtgttggGGAATGTTATTGATTAACTTTATCGTATCTTTTTTGGACTGTTTGTCGTGTCTTATCAGGGTGAAACAGGGTTCTCTTGTCATTGTCATTATGTTATTGTAGAGCATGGGTTATTTTGTCCTTGACAACCTGGGTCCACTCTATATTATCTATTCATATATTTACAATGGatttatttagcagacgctcttcttCAGAGCGACttgcaggagcaattagggttaagtgccttgctcaagggcacatggacAGATTCTTCACCTAGTCGACTTGGGGACTGGCCCGACACACTTGACTTCCAGGCTAGCTGCCGCCCCAGGTGTATCATCCCCATGCACATTTGAATTCAGATacatgtgttgtactgtactagGTTTATAACGTTAAGTTGTAGACGTTCATAAAGTGGACATCCTAAACATAAGCTTTCATAGGCTTCAGCACAGCAAGAGGCCCCATTTTGCACCCACAACAAATGTTACCATTGACTCAATAGACTTGAGAATTAAGTGGACTTTCACTTTTTCCCCTGACTGTATTCATACAATTCATTTAAAGGTCCCATTCCCCAACATTCTAATTCAGGGCTGACCTTTCTTCATTGGTTCAGTGAGACAGCTGACCTGATGTCAGATTCTGGCCATATCCATTTCTTTGGAATGGCCTTCGTGACCTCCCGTAGAGGACAGGTTTACTCAGATGTGTATGGTTAATGAGTATTTGTGGGATAATTGAATGTCACAGAAATATGGCTGGTCTTTCTGAGTCGCCCTCAGGGTGGCCATGAGTAAATAGCCTCACATCATTCCCATCTCTGGCCTTTCCACAGGAGTGCATTAACTCATATCCAGGCTGTTGTTACAGGATATTGTTTGATATCTTCTCAGCACAGAATAATAGGCTTTGAACATCATAGTGGCCACAGTGCTGTATGTCTTTGGGTGTCGGGGATATACTGGAGGACAGTGTCTCCATGCCCCAATGCTCCTCTGAAACTCTGTCAGCTTTAAAAATGTTCTCCTCTATTGGTCTTCCCTGGAGTCCCATACTTTAGAGCACCATGGCTGTCTTTGTCTGTTGCAGGATAAAGATTGAAGATGAATACTCTAAGAACCTCTCCAAGCTCTCCCAGAGCCCCTTGGCTGCTCAGGAGGAAGGGTGAGTGAGTTAACAAAATAGATGTCTATTCGTTCTATATTCTTCACCATATACCGGTTTGCTACTTGGGTGTTTTCCCATCCATTCTATCCATTTTGGTTGATGTCTCTTGTTTGATCCCATTCCAGAACCCTTGGGGAAGCTTGGGCCCAGCTGAAGAGGAGTTGTCATGACGAGGCTGAAGTCCACCTCAAGTTCTCCAATAAGGTAGCCTACTCTCTTGCTAGAAGATACTGTGGATGATGCATGTACTGTAACAGACCAAGAAAATTCTAAAATCTCCGTGTGAACCGACAGAAGTGGACAACATCCATGCTTCACTCATACCTCCAATAACATTATAAGATGTATTTTCTATGGGCTATGGAGCCCTTAGAGAAGGCTTAGTTGGCAGTCAGTTTATTTATGTGTTCCTTTGGTCAATCCAAGGTTTCTATGACCACGTATTGGGGTGTTTGTTTACCTCACTCTGGTCTGACATGGGCAAAGAAAAAAGAGGGGGGGCTTACAGCAGCAATTACCAGTGAAGAAAAAACTCTACTGGGTCTTAAGAATGCTTAAAATAAATCAGAGGTAGCCTTGAAGCTATACATAGCCTCCATTGTCTGATTAATTAGTGGGGGTCTTCTGATGAGCCCCAGGCTGCGGACATGCAGCCCGCCATGATCCCCTCTCCTCTGAGCTCGGAGACACCACGGCTGATGGGATGGGGTTAGGTAACGTGTGGAAGAGTGAGAAATCCTCTTGAACATATAGTGGCCTAAGTGCACTTTTCATTACTATTTATATCCATGCTTTATGCAGCTAGGTCACATATATCCTGTATAGGACTACCAGGACTCTAAATTGGTGTATTTATATAGTAGTTAGATAGGCAGATACAATGAATTTACAGTGTAGTTACATAGAAGTACATATCAATTTCAACTGTAATAACTGTACCTCTTCAGCTCCAGTGTGAGGTGGAGAAGCCCCTGCTGACGTTCAGAGACAACTTCAAGAAGGAGTTGAAGAAGTACGATCACCACATCATAGACCTCAGGAAGCAGCTGGCCAGCCGCTATGCAGGCGTGGAGAAGGTATGGACCATTCTAAACCAAAGCATCCTATAATCCTTGTCCTACAATTCAGGTTTTCCCAGAGAAGCTTTAAATGATCCAAAATGTATGTCAGAAGAAGTGGTTTAGGGATGATCTGACTCCACCACATCATTATTCTGTTGGACTATTGAAACCATTCAACGTATTATAAGATGAACTGTTTTTCTGCTCAGCAAAAACCTGTTGCTTTTTGTTGCCCATCTTTCTCCCCATGGTAATCATATAGACTAGATGAATCAATCGATCATAACGTCCTGTTCGTTTTATTTTAGTTGGCATCCATTAAACACAGGAGATTTTGTGGGTTTACGGTTCGTGCCTGCCAAGTGCTGTGTTTACATTTCCAACAGTGTTACATCATGACATTGGAGAATTGCCTCAACAGACGAGATGAAGGAAGATCCTGTGATGTGAAATAAGAATAGATTAAGGGATGAGGCCGGGATTTGAGTGGGGAAATAGGTAGCCGAGATGAAAGGGCTGCCATGACTGTGGTAATGGCTGTAGGTTCAGTAGATCTGAGGATTAGCATGAAATGACTCATATTGTTTCTGTATTCACACTGCTGCTTGGGTTGCTGTAGGCCCGTAAAGCCCTGGCAGACCGGCAGAAAGATCTGGAAGTGAAGACCCAGCAGCTGGACATCAAGCACATGAACAAACACGAGGAGGACATCAAGAAGGCCCGGCGGAAATCCACACAAGCAGGTCAGGGGTTAAACACACATTGCATCATATGTAGAGCAGCCACACGTCACAGTTCCATGAAACGCCAGCATAGCGGTGCCGATTCTacccccagagaggagagaacatgcaCCCAAAGCATGCTGCATTCTCAGGTGTGCTTTTTATTAACTTACCACAGTGTACTTCTAAAGGCGACAAATTGCCTCTCTCCTTTCAAATCTGAGCCGTTCAATTCACCCACAGCAGTGTTTCTTGATAAATCAGCCCTGTATCGCTGAGCAGCGGCTTTTATGTTGCGTAAGCCCCTTTTGAGGCGACTCTTGCGTTGCAC containing:
- the LOC112234106 gene encoding growth arrest-specific protein 7-like, with the translated sequence MKPAATSPAPGDESKSVPLPQGWRCYKSPEGCRYYVNTGSKETTWERPSATYGTPVRPLAQRNFLPEANGTPYTTGSAKHPTDPPGVPLRRATMDKQNPGNNSPAKRQNKEIKETKITINCVTFPLPSVMPDQPEQQLLKPNEWSYCDYFWTDKKDPQGTPSVGGFEVLLQKQLKGKQMQKEMAEFVRERIKIEDEYSKNLSKLSQSPLAAQEEGTLGEAWAQLKRSCHDEAEVHLKFSNKLQCEVEKPLLTFRDNFKKELKKYDHHIIDLRKQLASRYAGVEKARKALADRQKDLEVKTQQLDIKHMNKHEEDIKKARRKSTQAGDDLMHNVDLYNRAQSKWFEEMADIVSSET